A region of Crenobacter cavernae DNA encodes the following proteins:
- a CDS encoding flagella assembly protein FlgT middle domain-containing protein, protein MTAQAERLVGVGVATLDAGPKAARELAIADALEAAALSQGAEITSADYVNGGRVATSSRLAAAPLPPGRVSVLEEGEKDGLYRVKVALDTPPPGPRADGGHCPDGRAVGRPIKRRLLTSYVYLDHPASASDLGNVSTGLPSELARRFARLPRFSARDGGAFGVLPDPRESDPASGLDLVRELGRREDVQFVLAGRLIDSGSTGDRPDFSLFNADKGRPGVFYDGPLAGLFGGGVSLQPSERRFDLELWVYDAFTGALLVRERFADTAHGQVAGRSLPPFASEAFWQNDYGRTVDKLLDKAAERVGTLLACVPFMTRVAKVEAGSRIYLGDGGLSGLRVGDSLIVYKPRPAKELRAAGSERKLGVAELLSGDATVTQVQPKLAVAEVRNARYRVEAGDLVRFVPGR, encoded by the coding sequence TTGACCGCTCAGGCCGAGCGTCTCGTCGGCGTCGGCGTCGCGACGCTGGATGCGGGCCCGAAAGCTGCGCGCGAGCTGGCGATCGCCGACGCGCTCGAAGCGGCCGCGCTGTCGCAGGGCGCCGAGATCACGTCGGCCGACTACGTGAACGGCGGTCGCGTCGCGACGTCGTCGCGGCTCGCGGCGGCGCCGTTGCCGCCGGGCAGGGTCAGCGTGCTCGAAGAGGGCGAAAAGGACGGTCTCTACCGGGTAAAGGTGGCGCTGGATACCCCGCCGCCGGGACCGCGCGCCGACGGCGGCCATTGCCCGGATGGGCGCGCGGTAGGCCGGCCGATCAAGCGGCGTTTGTTGACGTCCTACGTCTACCTCGACCATCCGGCCAGCGCGTCCGACCTCGGCAACGTGTCGACCGGGCTGCCTAGCGAGCTCGCGCGCCGCTTCGCGCGCCTGCCGCGTTTCTCTGCGCGCGACGGCGGCGCCTTCGGCGTCTTGCCCGACCCGCGCGAGAGCGACCCGGCCAGCGGCCTCGACCTGGTGCGCGAGCTCGGGCGGCGCGAGGACGTGCAGTTCGTGCTCGCCGGCCGGCTGATCGACAGCGGTTCCACCGGCGACCGGCCCGATTTCTCGCTGTTTAACGCCGACAAGGGGCGCCCCGGCGTGTTCTACGACGGCCCGCTCGCCGGCCTGTTCGGCGGCGGCGTCTCGCTGCAGCCGTCCGAGCGCCGCTTCGACCTCGAGCTGTGGGTGTACGACGCGTTCACCGGCGCGCTGCTGGTGCGCGAGCGCTTTGCCGACACCGCGCACGGCCAGGTCGCAGGCAGAAGCCTGCCGCCGTTCGCATCGGAAGCGTTCTGGCAGAACGACTACGGCCGCACCGTCGACAAGCTGCTCGACAAGGCCGCCGAGCGCGTCGGCACGCTCTTGGCCTGCGTGCCGTTCATGACGCGCGTGGCGAAGGTCGAGGCCGGCAGCCGGATTTACCTCGGCGACGGCGGTCTTTCGGGGCTGAGGGTCGGCGACAGCCTGATCGTCTACAAGCCGCGACCGGCCAAAGAGCTGCGCGCCGCCGGCAGCGAGCGCAAGCTCGGCGTCGCCGAGCTGTTGTCGGGCGACGCGACGGTGACGCAGGTGCAGCCCAAGCTTGCCGTCGCTGAGGTCCGCAACGCGCGTTACAGGGTGGAAGCGGGCGACCTGGTACGCTTCGTGCCCGGACGTTGA
- a CDS encoding extracellular solute-binding protein, which translates to MKPMLLAAMIAAISGSAFAEEVVIYSSRGEQLIKPILDVYKKETGVDVKLVSDKEGPLMERLRAEGSNTPADILMTVDAGNLWQASNMGLLKAVKSPTLNANIPVHLRDPKNEWFGLSVRARTLFYNTQKVKPGQLSSYEDLADPKWKGKLCLRTSKKVYNQSLVAMFLAEYGPVKTERIVKGWMDNLATDVFPDDTKMLEAIAAGQCEVGIANTYYYGRLMKKTPNLPVGLFWANQNGKGSHVNVSGAGVTRYAKNEKGAVKLLEWLSSAKAQNLYADVDMEYPVNTKVKPAPEVAAWGPFKSSLINVSNAGTRQADAVKLMDRVGYK; encoded by the coding sequence ATGAAGCCGATGTTGCTGGCCGCGATGATCGCGGCGATTTCCGGTTCCGCCTTCGCCGAAGAGGTGGTGATCTATAGCTCGCGCGGCGAGCAGCTGATCAAGCCGATTCTCGACGTGTACAAGAAGGAAACCGGCGTCGATGTGAAACTGGTGTCCGACAAGGAAGGCCCGCTGATGGAGCGTCTGCGCGCCGAAGGCAGCAACACCCCGGCCGACATCCTGATGACGGTCGACGCTGGCAACCTGTGGCAGGCGTCGAACATGGGCTTGCTCAAGGCAGTCAAGTCGCCGACGCTTAACGCCAATATCCCGGTCCACCTGCGCGACCCGAAAAACGAGTGGTTCGGCCTGTCGGTGCGCGCGCGCACCCTCTTCTACAATACGCAGAAGGTGAAGCCGGGCCAGTTGTCGAGCTACGAAGACCTCGCCGATCCGAAGTGGAAGGGCAAGCTGTGCCTGCGCACGTCGAAGAAGGTGTACAACCAGTCGCTGGTCGCGATGTTCCTCGCCGAGTACGGCCCGGTGAAGACCGAGCGCATCGTCAAGGGCTGGATGGATAATCTGGCAACCGACGTGTTCCCGGACGACACCAAGATGCTCGAGGCGATCGCCGCCGGCCAGTGCGAGGTGGGTATCGCCAACACCTACTACTATGGCCGCCTGATGAAGAAGACCCCGAACCTGCCGGTCGGTCTGTTCTGGGCCAACCAGAACGGCAAGGGCTCGCACGTGAACGTGTCGGGCGCCGGCGTGACGCGTTACGCGAAGAACGAGAAGGGCGCGGTGAAGCTGCTCGAGTGGCTGTCGTCCGCCAAGGCGCAGAACCTGTACGCCGACGTCGACATGGAGTACCCGGTCAACACTAAGGTGAAGCCGGCGCCGGAAGTCGCCGCCTGGGGTCCGTTCAAGTCGTCGCTGATCAACGTGTCGAACGCCGGCACGCGCCAGGCCGACGCGGTGAAGCTGATGGACCGCGTCGGCTACAAGTAA
- a CDS encoding methyl-accepting chemotaxis protein: MKNLKIAYRLGIGFALIVLLFVAGAVFVKTQLGSLTVGIEKLNTIAFPRNVAIGGLLDSVNEGRVQVRNVVLAPDEASLDKHNALLDEALGHFRTSLKDLDDSIAEHGAFDEEKVHVARLREAYTGWEKNILEVRDLRVKGDATGAMVVLTTGQGAVLGRNLSDALRAFAKYNVDVNVQLNGVRLEEARSIEHVVLIVAVLSVLVALVAGFFVSRSITRPLDEAVDSLERIAAGDLSERLETDAANHEIARLNNAMARTIDGLSGTLRTVHGSASRLIGAASGLNAASRTVREGSEQQSGAATAMAAAMEEISTSINHISDLSREAQGLSQQSGQQARSGADVIHAMVSEIGKISATVGQAAGTAESLGAEAAKITAIINVIKDIADQTNLLALNAAIEAARAGELGRGFAVVADEVRKLAEKTTASTADITAMIGAIQSGASNMANQMQQTVSQVTEGMEMARHAGGAIAEINTSTDNVVGMIDDVSRGLAEQAVASHDIANSVEQIVQMVDQNADATRSVAEAAGELDSLAQSLEAEVKRFKLAH, encoded by the coding sequence ATGAAAAATCTCAAAATCGCCTACCGGCTCGGCATCGGCTTCGCGCTGATCGTGCTGCTGTTCGTCGCCGGCGCGGTGTTTGTCAAGACACAGCTGGGCTCGCTGACCGTCGGCATCGAAAAGCTCAATACCATCGCCTTCCCGCGCAACGTCGCGATCGGCGGCCTGCTCGACTCGGTGAACGAAGGCCGCGTGCAGGTGCGCAATGTGGTGCTGGCGCCGGACGAGGCGAGCCTTGACAAGCACAACGCGCTGCTCGACGAGGCGCTCGGGCATTTCCGCACGTCACTGAAGGACCTCGACGACTCGATCGCCGAACACGGCGCCTTCGACGAGGAGAAGGTCCACGTCGCCAGGCTGAGAGAGGCTTACACGGGCTGGGAGAAAAACATCCTGGAGGTGCGCGACCTGCGCGTGAAGGGCGACGCCACCGGCGCGATGGTGGTGCTGACCACCGGACAGGGCGCGGTGCTCGGCCGCAACCTCAGCGACGCGCTGCGCGCTTTCGCCAAGTACAACGTCGACGTCAACGTCCAGCTCAACGGGGTGCGTCTCGAGGAGGCGCGCAGCATCGAGCACGTGGTGCTGATCGTCGCCGTGCTGTCGGTGCTGGTCGCGCTGGTCGCCGGCTTCTTCGTGTCGCGCAGCATCACGCGTCCGCTCGACGAGGCGGTCGATTCGCTCGAGCGCATCGCCGCGGGCGATCTGTCCGAGCGCCTCGAGACCGATGCGGCCAACCATGAGATCGCGCGGCTGAACAATGCGATGGCGCGTACCATCGACGGCCTGTCCGGCACGCTGCGCACCGTGCACGGCAGCGCCAGCCGCCTGATCGGCGCGGCGAGCGGCCTGAATGCCGCCAGCCGCACCGTGCGCGAGGGGTCCGAGCAGCAGTCGGGCGCCGCGACCGCGATGGCGGCGGCGATGGAGGAAATCTCGACCAGCATCAACCACATCTCCGACCTGTCGCGCGAGGCGCAGGGCCTGTCGCAGCAGTCGGGCCAGCAGGCGCGTTCCGGCGCCGACGTGATCCACGCGATGGTCAGCGAGATCGGCAAGATCTCGGCGACCGTCGGCCAGGCAGCCGGCACCGCCGAGAGCCTCGGCGCCGAGGCGGCCAAGATCACCGCGATCATCAACGTGATCAAGGACATCGCCGACCAGACCAATCTGTTGGCGCTGAACGCGGCGATCGAGGCGGCGCGTGCCGGCGAACTGGGCCGCGGCTTCGCCGTGGTCGCCGACGAGGTGCGCAAGCTGGCCGAGAAGACGACCGCGTCGACCGCCGACATCACCGCGATGATCGGCGCGATCCAGTCGGGCGCGAGCAATATGGCGAACCAGATGCAGCAGACGGTGAGCCAGGTGACCGAGGGCATGGAGATGGCGCGCCACGCCGGCGGCGCGATTGCCGAGATCAACACCAGTACCGACAACGTCGTCGGCATGATCGACGATGTCAGCCGCGGCCTCGCCGAGCAGGCGGTCGCCAGCCACGACATCGCCAACAGCGTCGAGCAGATCGTGCAGATGGTCGACCAGAATGCCGACGCCACGCGCTCGGTGGCCGAGGCGGCCGGCGAACTCGACAGCCTCGCGCAGTCGCTCGAGGCCGAGGTCAAGCGCTTCAAGCTCGCGCACTGA
- a CDS encoding LPP20 family lipoprotein, translated as MKAALSLSFALSLTALAMTACAQTNAPKAALVPAEPVSSSYPAQTGAGYVGQGAEAAPAAEEKVVVKEVVKEVNPYRPIVIRVTGVGAAPGGRGLSTSQRKLLSMRAARLDAYRSVAEQVQGVRLVGGSSVSNLVVQSDAFRVYVDSYLRGVRVLSTSLKPDGSSETVAEITLEQDFYQAYKQALLNSGSVKKAADMVPVAGSACRDGRCGEASPSLGNNYYLAQ; from the coding sequence ATGAAAGCAGCCCTGAGCCTCAGCTTCGCCCTCTCCCTCACCGCGCTGGCGATGACCGCCTGCGCGCAAACCAACGCACCGAAAGCCGCGCTCGTCCCGGCGGAGCCGGTGTCGTCGTCTTATCCCGCGCAGACCGGCGCCGGCTACGTCGGCCAGGGGGCCGAAGCGGCTCCGGCCGCCGAAGAAAAGGTCGTCGTCAAGGAGGTGGTGAAAGAGGTGAACCCCTACCGCCCGATCGTGATCCGCGTGACCGGCGTCGGCGCCGCGCCCGGCGGCCGCGGCCTGAGCACCTCGCAGCGCAAGCTGCTGTCGATGCGCGCGGCGCGGCTCGATGCCTACCGCTCGGTCGCCGAGCAGGTGCAGGGCGTGCGACTCGTCGGCGGCAGCTCGGTGTCCAACCTCGTCGTGCAGAGCGACGCATTCCGCGTCTACGTCGACAGCTATCTGCGCGGCGTGCGCGTGCTGTCGACCAGCCTGAAGCCCGACGGCAGCAGCGAGACGGTCGCCGAGATCACGCTCGAGCAGGACTTCTACCAGGCTTACAAGCAGGCGCTGCTGAACAGCGGCAGCGTGAAAAAGGCCGCCGACATGGTGCCGGTGGCCGGCAGCGCATGCCGGGACGGCCGCTGCGGCGAGGCGTCGCCCAGCCTCGGCAACAACTACTACCTCGCGCAATGA